A stretch of the Marmota flaviventris isolate mMarFla1 chromosome 12, mMarFla1.hap1, whole genome shotgun sequence genome encodes the following:
- the LOC114092295 gene encoding protein FAM163A, translating to MTAGTVVITGGILATVILLCIIAVLCYCRLQYYCCKKSTAEDADQEEDEEEEHGLPAHPRGPTCNACSSRALDGRGSLAPLTGEPCSQPCGVAAGHCTTCSPYHTPFYIRTADMVPNGGGGERLSFAPVCYKEGGPPSLKLAAPQSYPVTWPGSGREAFTNPRAISTDV from the exons ATGACCGCGGGAACGGTCGTGATCACTGGCGGAATCCTAGCTACGGTGATCCTCCTCTGCATCATCGCCGTCCTGTGCTACTGTAGGCTCCAG TATTACTGCTGCAAGAAGAGCACAGCTGAAGATGCAGACCAGGAGGAGGACGAAGAGGAGGAGCATGGCCTTCCCGCCCACCCCAGGGGCCCCACCTGCAATGCCTGCAGCTCCCGAGCTCTGGACGGCAGAGGCAGCCTGGCACCTCTCACCGGCGAGCCCTGCAGCCAGCCGTGCGGGGTGGCCGCCGGCCACTGCACCACCTGCTCCCCTTACCACACCCCCTTCTACATACGGACAGCTGACATGGTGCCCAACGGGGGTGGAGGCGAGAGGCTCTCCTTTGCTCCAGTTTGCTACAAGGAAGGGGGACCCCCATCCCTCAAACTGGCAGCGCCCCAGAGTTACCCGGTGACCTGGCCAGGCTCTGGGCGTGAGGCCTTCACCAATCCAAGGGCTATTAGCACAGACGTGTGA